In the Flavisolibacter tropicus genome, one interval contains:
- the trmB gene encoding tRNA (guanosine(46)-N7)-methyltransferase TrmB produces MGQKKLVRFAELETFSNVLQYPENMAGNWHAHFNNSNPITLELACGKGEYAVGLGQLYPERNFIGVDLKGNRIWVGAKKARLQNLTNVSFLRTQIDRIAEYFSKGEVEEIWITFPDPQLRLSKTKKRLTHPKFLRMYQQFLKQGGKINLKTDSPDLYAFTKKVISKYGCILLEDSDNIYLQAEVKEDLKIKTHYESLDIAGSSRVHYLRFSLPEQLPGKELDAELQEEVKNESAPDRR; encoded by the coding sequence ATGGGACAAAAAAAATTAGTTCGCTTTGCCGAGTTAGAGACATTTTCCAACGTGCTGCAGTATCCAGAAAATATGGCTGGCAACTGGCATGCACATTTTAATAACTCCAATCCTATTACGCTAGAACTGGCTTGTGGTAAAGGAGAATATGCTGTTGGTCTTGGTCAGCTTTATCCAGAAAGGAATTTCATCGGTGTTGATCTAAAAGGCAATCGCATATGGGTTGGTGCTAAGAAGGCACGCCTGCAAAATCTTACCAACGTTTCTTTTCTACGCACACAAATTGATCGTATTGCTGAATACTTTTCTAAAGGTGAAGTGGAAGAGATCTGGATCACCTTTCCAGATCCGCAACTGCGCCTATCTAAGACCAAAAAGCGATTGACACATCCTAAGTTCCTGCGGATGTATCAGCAGTTTTTGAAACAAGGTGGGAAGATCAATTTAAAAACAGATAGTCCAGACCTGTATGCCTTCACTAAAAAGGTTATTAGCAAATATGGCTGTATCCTGCTTGAAGATTCTGACAACATTTATCTACAGGCAGAAGTAAAGGAAGACTTAAAGATCAAAACCCATTACGAATCGTTGGATATAGCGGGCAGTAGCCGGGTACATTATCTACGTTTTTCTTTACCAGAGCAACTGCCTGGCAAAGAATTAGATGCTGAATTACAAGAAGAAGTAAAAAATGAGTCCGCTCCTGATAGAAGGTGA
- a CDS encoding sterol desaturase family protein — protein sequence MKFEKIHNKGQAQLFQSPVLEMLTKTHPLVIWGMYMPVIIGFPIYAANHFGFTASTIALLFISGGLFWTLFEYIMHRWVFHMVAESERATRIVYVMHGNHHHFPRDRERLFMPPVPSLILASAIFGLMFLIMGNNVFVFFPGFMLGYLMYGSMHYAIHAWNPPFKWMKPLWRNHHLHHYKDEAKGFGVSTTIWDRVFGTMFDLKKEKEDKKKVEELMFKK from the coding sequence ATGAAGTTCGAGAAAATTCATAATAAAGGACAAGCGCAATTATTCCAGAGCCCTGTTTTAGAAATGCTAACCAAAACCCACCCGTTGGTTATTTGGGGCATGTACATGCCTGTAATTATTGGTTTTCCAATATACGCTGCTAACCATTTTGGCTTTACTGCTTCTACAATTGCCTTATTATTTATTTCCGGAGGTTTGTTCTGGACGCTGTTTGAATACATCATGCACCGCTGGGTATTTCATATGGTAGCGGAAAGTGAGCGAGCTACCCGGATCGTGTATGTGATGCATGGCAATCACCACCACTTCCCACGCGATAGAGAGCGTTTGTTTATGCCTCCTGTGCCCAGCCTGATCCTTGCTTCAGCCATTTTTGGATTGATGTTTCTGATCATGGGCAACAATGTATTTGTTTTCTTTCCTGGCTTTATGTTGGGCTACCTGATGTATGGCTCTATGCACTATGCTATTCATGCCTGGAACCCACCCTTTAAATGGATGAAGCCCTTGTGGAGAAACCACCATTTGCATCATTATAAAGATGAGGCCAAAGGTTTTGGTGTAAGTACTACTATTTGGGACCGTGTATTTGGTACCATGTTCGATCTGAAAAAAGAAAAAGAAGACAAAAAGAAGGTTGAAGAACTAATGTTTAAAAAGTAG
- a CDS encoding polysaccharide deacetylase family protein — protein sequence MAYLFAGSKRSRCCCKTGKKKVKPITEFKGAIIRGDSTLKRLAIVFTGDEFADGGSFIAQTLKEHNAKASFFFTGHFYRNPAFKPIIQQLKKNGHYLGAHSDAHLLYCDWSKRDSLLVTQGQFRADLFNNYAAMQSFGIAKKDAHYFLPPYEWYNDTIASWTKQAGLQLINFTPGTLSNADYTTPEASNYRSSATIWNSIESFETKRASGLNGFILLVHIGTDPKRTDKFYHQLPALLQLLKTKGYKMVRVDELLNMSVN from the coding sequence ATCGCTTATCTATTTGCTGGCAGCAAAAGAAGCAGATGCTGCTGCAAAACCGGTAAAAAAAAAGTAAAGCCGATAACTGAGTTTAAGGGTGCCATTATCCGTGGTGATAGTACCCTTAAACGTTTAGCTATTGTTTTTACCGGCGATGAATTTGCTGATGGCGGCTCTTTTATTGCGCAGACGTTAAAAGAGCATAACGCAAAAGCATCGTTCTTTTTTACGGGCCACTTTTACCGTAACCCAGCCTTTAAACCTATCATACAGCAGTTAAAGAAAAATGGCCATTACCTGGGTGCCCACTCAGATGCCCACTTGCTTTATTGCGACTGGAGTAAACGCGACAGTTTGCTGGTTACCCAAGGTCAATTTCGCGCAGACCTCTTCAACAACTATGCAGCCATGCAATCATTTGGAATTGCTAAGAAAGACGCGCATTATTTTCTGCCACCCTATGAATGGTATAATGATACCATTGCTTCCTGGACCAAACAGGCGGGCCTTCAGTTGATCAATTTTACGCCGGGTACACTTAGTAATGCCGACTACACTACACCGGAGGCATCCAATTACAGAAGCAGCGCCACCATCTGGAATTCAATTGAAAGCTTTGAAACAAAACGTGCCAGTGGTCTTAATGGGTTTATTCTTTTAGTACACATTGGAACCGACCCTAAACGAACTGATAAATTTTATCATCAACTGCCTGCACTATTACAGTTGCTAAAAACCAAGGGTTATAAAATGGTGCGGGTTGATGAGCTGTTAAATATGTCAGTAAATTAA
- a CDS encoding glycoside hydrolase family 9 protein, translated as MKSLFTLCCFCIQLALFAQSNSWIRINQLGYQPQSTKVAVWGSKGTETISSFQLIDSASRKVVLTVNAGQPFGAYGPFTQTYRLDFSAYKTPGIYYLKAGTATSPAFKIAKDVYKGAADFCLRYMRQQRTGFNPYLKDSCHTHDGYVLYGTKAGIADSARIDVVGGWHDASDYLQYSTTSANATYHLLMAYRDFKSVFTDNHAANGLEGKNGVADVLDEAKWGLDWLLKMHPRKDWMFNQIADDRDHMGMRMPAQDTFYGRGYERPVYFVSGEPQQRGKFMNNTTGTSSTAGKFASAFSLGAQLFKNSNTTYSQLLTQKAATAFAFAQLKPGVTQTASVRSPYIYAEDNWLDDMELAATTLQQFDDAFKYAQQERVTPWLGTDTAKHYQWYPFINLGHYELAKQLKDKRKDSLIGYYRQGIEAVWNKARSNAFYRGVPFIWCSNNLTTSFAIQCYWYKQLTGDTRFEALEQANFDWLFGCNPWGTSMVYGLPSWGDTPVDPHSAFTHIKNYPIDGGLVDGPVYGNIYKGLIGITLYQPDEYAPFQSDLVVYHDDYGDYSTNEPTMDGTASLIYLLAAKEADAAAKPVKKK; from the coding sequence ATGAAATCCTTGTTTACCCTTTGCTGCTTTTGCATCCAACTTGCCCTTTTTGCACAATCCAACAGCTGGATACGTATTAATCAATTAGGGTATCAGCCCCAATCTACCAAAGTAGCCGTGTGGGGTAGTAAAGGAACGGAAACTATTTCCTCTTTCCAGTTGATTGATTCTGCAAGCCGGAAAGTAGTATTAACCGTCAATGCCGGGCAGCCGTTTGGGGCCTATGGTCCGTTTACACAAACCTACCGCTTAGACTTTTCGGCATATAAAACACCGGGCATCTATTATTTAAAAGCAGGTACTGCTACATCCCCTGCATTTAAAATTGCGAAGGATGTGTATAAAGGAGCTGCAGATTTTTGCCTTCGGTATATGCGCCAACAGCGTACCGGTTTTAATCCTTATTTAAAAGACAGCTGCCACACACACGATGGCTATGTATTATATGGCACAAAGGCTGGTATTGCCGACAGCGCCCGCATTGATGTAGTAGGTGGCTGGCACGATGCCAGTGATTACCTGCAGTATTCTACCACTTCTGCCAACGCGACTTATCATTTACTGATGGCGTATCGCGACTTCAAATCCGTATTTACAGATAATCATGCCGCTAATGGGTTAGAAGGGAAAAACGGTGTAGCCGATGTACTTGATGAAGCCAAGTGGGGATTGGATTGGTTATTAAAAATGCACCCCCGCAAAGACTGGATGTTTAACCAGATAGCTGATGACCGCGATCATATGGGTATGCGCATGCCAGCTCAGGATACGTTCTATGGCCGCGGGTATGAGCGTCCGGTTTATTTTGTAAGTGGCGAACCGCAGCAGCGTGGCAAGTTTATGAACAATACTACTGGTACATCTTCCACAGCAGGAAAATTTGCCAGTGCTTTTTCATTAGGCGCACAGCTCTTTAAAAACAGCAACACTACCTACAGTCAGCTTCTTACCCAAAAAGCAGCAACAGCCTTTGCTTTTGCGCAGCTAAAGCCAGGCGTAACACAAACGGCGTCTGTAAGATCGCCTTACATCTATGCTGAAGACAATTGGTTAGATGACATGGAATTGGCAGCTACTACATTGCAACAATTTGACGACGCTTTCAAATATGCGCAGCAAGAACGCGTAACACCTTGGTTAGGTACCGATACCGCTAAACATTACCAGTGGTATCCCTTTATCAACTTAGGTCATTATGAATTGGCCAAGCAACTGAAAGACAAGAGAAAAGATTCATTAATTGGTTATTACCGTCAGGGCATCGAAGCCGTATGGAATAAAGCGCGCTCGAATGCATTTTATCGTGGTGTACCGTTCATTTGGTGCAGTAATAATCTGACCACCTCCTTTGCTATTCAATGTTACTGGTACAAACAACTGACTGGCGACACCCGATTTGAAGCTTTAGAGCAAGCCAATTTTGACTGGCTCTTTGGTTGCAACCCCTGGGGCACCTCCATGGTTTATGGGTTACCCAGTTGGGGCGACACACCCGTAGATCCTCATTCAGCATTTACTCATATCAAGAACTATCCAATTGATGGCGGCCTCGTTGACGGCCCAGTCTATGGCAATATTTACAAAGGCCTGATCGGTATCACTTTGTACCAGCCCGATGAATATGCGCCGTTTCAGAGCGACCTGGTAGTGTATCACGATGATTATGGTGACTACAGTACCAATGAGCCCACCATGGATGGTACGGCATCGCTTATCTATTTGCTGGCAGCAAAAGAAGCAGATGCTGCTGCAAAACCGGTAAAAAAAAAGTAA
- a CDS encoding fumarylacetoacetate hydrolase family protein, with protein MKLVSYLQDGSDHLGVLVDGLVYDMEMLHPDLPNTMGMFLNYWEEVFPAALVGVEMIKEGRISQSKGKAVESLQLIAPVPYPTSCRDGYAFRQHVAAARRNRKVDMIAEFDQYPIFYMTNHLSITGPGPLSLMPDHFEKLDFELEAAIVICKRGRNIKAEEADEYIGGLMIMNDWSARRLQMEEMLLNLGPAKGKDFATSIGPWLVTLDELKEFEVAAKEGHEGKSWNLKMTCTINGVQVSEGNVSDMDWTFAEIIERASYGVELHPGDVIGSGTVGTGCFLELNGTGKLNDPNYQEQWLKAGDEVVLNIDGLGSLVNTIEAEETDWSILSKKKV; from the coding sequence ATGAAACTGGTTTCTTACTTGCAAGATGGTAGCGATCATTTAGGTGTATTGGTAGATGGGTTGGTGTATGACATGGAAATGTTGCATCCCGACTTACCGAATACCATGGGAATGTTTTTGAATTATTGGGAAGAAGTGTTCCCGGCGGCACTGGTAGGTGTAGAAATGATCAAAGAAGGTCGCATTTCTCAGAGTAAGGGCAAGGCCGTTGAAAGCCTGCAACTGATTGCACCAGTACCATATCCAACTTCTTGCAGGGATGGATATGCCTTTCGCCAGCACGTAGCAGCAGCGCGTCGCAACCGTAAGGTAGATATGATCGCCGAGTTTGACCAGTATCCTATCTTTTACATGACCAATCATTTAAGCATTACAGGTCCTGGCCCACTGTCATTAATGCCAGATCATTTTGAAAAGCTGGACTTTGAACTGGAGGCCGCTATTGTGATCTGTAAGCGTGGACGTAATATCAAAGCAGAAGAGGCCGATGAATATATTGGTGGTTTGATGATCATGAACGATTGGAGCGCACGCCGCCTGCAAATGGAAGAAATGCTGTTGAACCTGGGACCTGCAAAGGGTAAGGACTTTGCTACCTCTATTGGGCCTTGGCTGGTAACACTGGATGAATTGAAGGAATTTGAAGTAGCTGCAAAAGAAGGACATGAAGGTAAAAGCTGGAACCTTAAAATGACCTGCACCATTAATGGCGTGCAGGTAAGTGAAGGCAATGTAAGTGATATGGACTGGACCTTTGCCGAGATTATTGAGCGTGCTTCCTACGGCGTAGAACTGCACCCTGGCGATGTGATTGGTAGCGGCACCGTAGGTACGGGTTGCTTCTTAGAGTTAAATGGAACTGGCAAATTGAACGATCCTAATTATCAGGAGCAGTGGTTAAAGGCAGGTGACGAAGTGGTGTTGAATATCGATGGCTTGGGCTCACTGGTGAATACCATTGAAGCAGAGGAAACGGATTGGAGTATATTAAGCAAAAAGAAGGTCTGA
- a CDS encoding head GIN domain-containing protein, which produces MRKNVWAVAVAAVVSTTGWAQKNNQETLEGNGKLVTREVPVTSFSELKANGVYELKLSQGNKESVKIEADENLQDLFQVKNEGNRLVIDMKKMENKNLKSKNKMRVYVTFKNLRKMDLQMVGNVANDERLTFDNLALNNQSVGNVALNLKANKLDLDNHSVGNLTLSGEAQNAVLVHKSVGNLQASDFVVQTMNIDNSGIGSAQVNATKELKVKDNMMGKVKNKGAATVRRMNKEVI; this is translated from the coding sequence ATGAGAAAAAATGTATGGGCAGTAGCAGTAGCAGCAGTAGTAAGCACCACCGGCTGGGCACAAAAAAACAACCAGGAAACGCTGGAAGGCAATGGCAAGCTAGTAACAAGAGAAGTACCTGTTACTTCTTTTAGTGAATTAAAAGCCAACGGTGTTTATGAACTGAAACTGTCACAAGGCAATAAAGAAAGCGTAAAGATTGAAGCCGATGAAAACTTACAGGATCTTTTCCAGGTAAAGAACGAAGGCAACCGCTTAGTGATTGACATGAAAAAGATGGAGAACAAAAACCTGAAGTCCAAAAACAAAATGCGGGTATATGTCACCTTTAAAAACCTAAGGAAGATGGATTTACAGATGGTAGGAAATGTTGCCAATGATGAGCGCTTGACCTTTGACAACCTGGCGTTAAACAACCAAAGCGTAGGAAACGTAGCACTTAACCTGAAAGCCAACAAGCTGGACCTTGATAACCATAGCGTAGGCAATCTTACCTTAAGTGGGGAAGCACAAAATGCGGTATTGGTTCACAAAAGTGTAGGCAACCTGCAAGCCAGTGACTTTGTAGTACAAACGATGAATATTGATAACAGCGGCATTGGTTCCGCCCAGGTAAATGCAACCAAAGAACTGAAAGTAAAAGACAATATGATGGGTAAGGTGAAGAACAAAGGCGCTGCTACAGTAAGGCGAATGAATAAGGAGGTGATCTGA
- a CDS encoding flavin reductase family protein, whose amino-acid sequence MILHLSELKPAEKQYYLQHVIAPRPICFASTIDKEGNVNLSPFSFFNLFSSNPPIVIFSPSRRVRDNTTKHSLENVLQVPEVVINIVTYDMVQQTSLASCEYAKGVDEFVKAGFTKEAATVVKPPMIKEAKVKLECKVLEVKSLGTEGGAGQLVISEVIRMHINDELLDENRKMDQRKLELVARLGGDWYCRVTPENLFQVAKPNTQLGIGLDALPESVRNSKILTGNHLGQLANVHEMPVVNPYFDDEHLRNIVQYFSLNPADMEKEVHSYAAKLLDHGKVEEAWQVLLYMSEPRFGEMKGLEGDEEGLTS is encoded by the coding sequence ATGATTCTGCACCTGAGTGAGCTGAAGCCAGCCGAGAAACAGTATTATTTGCAGCACGTGATTGCGCCGCGACCCATTTGCTTTGCTTCTACCATTGATAAAGAAGGAAACGTAAACCTGAGTCCATTTAGCTTTTTCAATTTGTTCTCTTCCAATCCGCCCATAGTGATTTTTTCTCCTTCACGCCGTGTGCGGGACAATACCACCAAGCACAGCCTGGAGAATGTACTGCAGGTGCCTGAAGTGGTGATCAATATTGTAACCTACGACATGGTGCAGCAAACTTCACTGGCCAGCTGTGAATATGCTAAAGGGGTAGATGAGTTTGTAAAAGCTGGTTTTACGAAAGAGGCAGCTACTGTGGTTAAGCCACCAATGATAAAGGAAGCCAAGGTGAAGCTGGAGTGTAAAGTGTTGGAAGTAAAATCCTTAGGCACAGAAGGCGGGGCTGGTCAATTGGTGATCAGTGAAGTGATCCGCATGCACATCAACGACGAGCTATTAGATGAGAATAGAAAAATGGATCAGCGTAAGCTGGAGCTGGTGGCCCGCCTGGGTGGCGACTGGTACTGCCGGGTAACGCCCGAAAACCTGTTCCAGGTAGCCAAGCCCAATACACAACTGGGTATTGGATTGGATGCCTTACCTGAAAGCGTTCGCAACAGTAAAATATTAACGGGTAATCATTTGGGCCAGTTGGCTAATGTGCACGAGATGCCCGTAGTGAATCCTTATTTTGATGACGAGCACCTCAGAAACATTGTACAATACTTTTCACTCAATCCGGCCGACATGGAAAAGGAAGTACATAGCTATGCGGCAAAGTTGCTGGATCATGGAAAGGTGGAAGAGGCCTGGCAGGTATTGCTGTATATGTCTGAACCAAGATTTGGGGAGATGAAAGGATTAGAAGGAGATGAAGAAGGGTTGACAAGTTAA
- a CDS encoding caspase family protein, which produces MNIIEASVTNSNGIESYHMPLTISCKPTITKPERLHFIGIGIDRFRDSRHNLNYSVKDVRDLALKLKEKYGTAITIDTLFNENVTTTNITQLKQKLLQTAVDDKVMVSYSGHGLLSKQYDYYLSTYKVDFNNPEKGGLPYDALEALMDSIPARKKLMLIDACHSGELDKEELQKIAQVNASSTATTTTGARGGTPLLLNKKKVGMKSSFELMQQLFVNVGRSTGTTIISAAGGTQFALERGDLKNGVFTYSILEYLNTHTSATVSELKQYVNQRVPELTKGAQVPTTRTETRQVEWRVW; this is translated from the coding sequence GTGAATATTATAGAAGCTTCTGTTACCAACAGCAACGGTATAGAAAGCTATCACATGCCGTTAACCATTTCCTGCAAGCCTACGATCACAAAACCCGAACGCCTGCACTTTATTGGTATTGGTATCGACCGCTTCCGCGACAGTCGTCACAACCTTAACTATAGCGTTAAAGACGTACGCGACCTGGCCCTGAAGCTGAAAGAAAAATATGGCACGGCCATTACTATTGATACCTTGTTTAATGAAAACGTGACTACTACTAACATCACACAGCTGAAACAAAAGCTATTGCAAACGGCTGTAGATGATAAAGTAATGGTCTCTTATTCCGGCCATGGCCTATTAAGCAAGCAATACGACTACTACCTTTCTACCTACAAGGTAGATTTCAATAATCCGGAGAAAGGTGGTTTGCCTTATGATGCCTTAGAAGCCCTAATGGATAGCATCCCTGCCCGAAAAAAACTGATGCTTATAGATGCCTGTCACAGTGGCGAGTTGGATAAGGAAGAACTGCAAAAAATCGCCCAGGTCAATGCCAGCAGTACCGCTACCACCACAACCGGTGCCCGCGGTGGTACGCCACTCCTGCTCAATAAAAAGAAAGTAGGCATGAAGAGTTCTTTTGAACTGATGCAGCAACTCTTTGTCAATGTAGGTCGTTCCACCGGTACTACCATTATTTCAGCGGCGGGTGGTACCCAGTTTGCTCTTGAGCGTGGCGATCTGAAAAACGGCGTATTTACCTATTCTATTCTGGAGTATCTCAACACTCACACATCTGCCACCGTCAGCGAGCTTAAACAGTATGTCAACCAACGTGTGCCCGAGCTTACTAAAGGCGCCCAGGTACCTACTACCCGCACTGAAACCCGGCAGGTGGAATGGAGGGTGTGGTAG
- a CDS encoding WD40 repeat domain-containing protein, giving the protein MFYSMADLKDPNKAGASIEIKKWSIPLQKCIDSFVYDLGYPSSVNNLLSLSPSKELLVSDLAQLYFIKSNPWRIEDKIKSQSILTTGILQKKDSLIFSAEDGIIRFLNTQNNQFSTKNTHARTLGEAVFSADKKTITLNQRILLKGQSFNSYIVSHLLETGQTDTLAKEPDALIDNAPGVTISTDRSALGYKVIPIKNSSQKNDEALFKVVDLPSLTLRHQDSAFYIGDLKFLPDAKSYVLLGNTNTLFLYKDSTIHAFADTVTDKNDMYFNLEVLDSKRVICGGQYGASIWNLELGKLEKKIKAFSNSGVVRMALTPNKEKLLLTSGDTMKLYNLATLELLQTFTAPMGWATPATFTDDGKSIVTASADNAIRYWDIATGKEKYKVIFIDTTDFITITPDKYYQSTPGAVKLLHYATPDMKTITFDQLDVKYNRPDKVLQAMGSGDTTLINAYRKAYEKRIRKLGIDTTAFTNNIEVPDADFANRDAIPYENTTPKLTLRIKGNDVAYPLDRFSIWINEVPLFGSNGLSLKHKNGIRLIPPLRLHFPKA; this is encoded by the coding sequence GTGTTTTATTCCATGGCCGATCTTAAAGACCCCAACAAGGCGGGCGCCAGTATTGAAATAAAGAAATGGAGTATTCCGCTTCAAAAATGTATTGACTCTTTCGTCTATGACCTGGGCTATCCTTCCAGTGTCAATAACCTGCTAAGTCTTAGCCCTAGTAAAGAGCTTCTGGTGAGTGATCTTGCCCAACTTTATTTTATTAAAAGCAATCCCTGGCGTATTGAGGATAAAATTAAAAGCCAGTCCATATTAACTACAGGTATTCTTCAGAAAAAAGACTCATTGATCTTTTCTGCAGAAGATGGTATTATCCGTTTTTTGAATACCCAGAATAATCAGTTCTCTACTAAAAATACCCATGCACGTACACTGGGCGAGGCCGTGTTTTCTGCCGATAAGAAAACAATTACCCTGAATCAAAGAATTTTGCTAAAAGGGCAAAGCTTTAATTCCTATATAGTATCGCATCTACTGGAAACCGGGCAAACCGATACCCTGGCGAAGGAACCTGATGCTTTAATTGACAACGCGCCCGGTGTTACAATTTCCACAGATAGATCTGCCTTAGGCTATAAAGTGATACCTATAAAAAACAGCAGTCAAAAAAATGACGAGGCATTGTTCAAGGTTGTTGACCTCCCCTCCTTAACATTACGACACCAGGATTCGGCTTTTTATATTGGTGATCTAAAATTTCTCCCTGATGCTAAAAGCTATGTGCTTTTAGGAAATACGAACACATTGTTTTTATATAAAGACAGTACCATACATGCATTTGCAGATACTGTTACCGATAAAAATGACATGTATTTTAATCTTGAAGTGCTAGACAGTAAGCGCGTTATTTGTGGTGGCCAATATGGTGCCAGTATCTGGAACCTGGAATTAGGTAAGCTAGAGAAAAAGATAAAGGCTTTTTCGAATTCAGGTGTTGTAAGAATGGCTCTTACACCTAATAAAGAAAAGCTGCTGCTTACTTCAGGAGACACCATGAAGCTCTATAACCTTGCTACTCTTGAACTGTTACAAACATTTACAGCCCCTATGGGATGGGCAACGCCTGCTACCTTTACAGACGACGGGAAATCCATTGTTACTGCCAGCGCCGACAATGCCATTCGCTACTGGGACATAGCCACCGGCAAGGAAAAATACAAGGTCATTTTTATCGACACCACCGATTTTATCACCATCACACCTGATAAATATTACCAAAGCACACCCGGTGCTGTCAAGCTGCTGCACTATGCCACGCCCGATATGAAAACCATCACCTTTGACCAGCTGGATGTGAAATACAATCGGCCCGACAAGGTGCTGCAGGCTATGGGCTCTGGCGATACCACACTGATCAACGCCTACCGCAAAGCATATGAAAAACGCATTCGTAAATTGGGTATTGATACAACAGCTTTTACCAATAATATAGAAGTGCCCGATGCGGACTTTGCCAACCGCGATGCTATTCCATACGAAAACACAACACCAAAACTTACCTTACGTATTAAAGGCAATGATGTAGCCTATCCATTGGACCGCTTTAGTATCTGGATCAATGAAGTGCCGCTGTTTGGCAGCAACGGCCTTTCTTTAAAACATAAAAACGGAATACGTTTGATACCACCCTTACGGTTACACTTTCCCAAGGCGTGA
- a CDS encoding WD40 repeat domain-containing protein has protein sequence MKTNVLAVVLLLFFQSINAQDLTLKIPTAHTAWITGFDISHNGKYVATCAYDNSIKIWDYHTKKELRLLNGHEDIVNTVRFSPNDSLLASGDGSGIVKIWRVSTGECVYSTDTLFSNSVNDLNFSNDGRLLAGCNNWVINVFDLYKKTEIARFELSGRGQKIAFFPDGSKLACAESDSSFSVWSVKDSTAFIEQLSFNYIHGDVNDFFLSKDGRYSFIAANTTINNIRMHIMGERTAFVLMVMLHLLKLYTPEKQPMCFIPWPILKTPTRRAPVLK, from the coding sequence ATGAAGACGAACGTTCTTGCTGTAGTCTTACTGCTTTTCTTTCAATCTATAAATGCCCAGGACCTAACCCTCAAGATACCAACAGCCCACACGGCCTGGATCACCGGCTTTGATATATCTCACAATGGAAAATATGTAGCCACCTGCGCCTATGACAATAGTATTAAGATCTGGGATTATCACACCAAAAAAGAACTTCGTCTATTAAATGGTCATGAGGATATCGTCAATACGGTTCGCTTTTCTCCTAACGACAGTCTACTGGCCTCTGGCGACGGCAGCGGCATAGTAAAAATATGGAGGGTTAGCACTGGCGAGTGTGTATATAGTACTGACACCTTGTTTAGCAATTCTGTAAACGACTTAAACTTTTCAAATGATGGTCGTTTGCTGGCGGGATGCAACAATTGGGTTATTAATGTTTTTGATCTTTATAAAAAAACGGAGATCGCTCGTTTTGAACTCAGTGGTAGAGGACAGAAAATTGCCTTCTTTCCTGATGGCTCAAAGCTGGCCTGCGCAGAATCGGACAGTAGCTTTTCTGTTTGGAGCGTGAAAGATTCTACTGCCTTTATAGAACAACTAAGCTTTAATTATATCCATGGTGATGTCAATGACTTCTTTCTCTCTAAAGATGGCCGCTACAGCTTTATAGCTGCCAATACGACTATTAACAACATACGAATGCACATAATGGGGGAAAGGACAGCATTCGTTTTAATGGTCATGCTACACCTGCTAAAGCTGTATACCCCGGAGAAACAGCCGATGTGTTTTATTCCATGGCCGATCTTAAAGACCCCAACAAGGCGGGCGCCAGTATTGAAATAA